Proteins encoded in a region of the Rutidosis leptorrhynchoides isolate AG116_Rl617_1_P2 chromosome 9, CSIRO_AGI_Rlap_v1, whole genome shotgun sequence genome:
- the LOC139868755 gene encoding uncharacterized protein — protein MVQASFFWYGSWADGCILKDVFPSLFFICEQKNQCVNRFRFPSNLDAHQLGWNFHLPLSLSNFNPSKAQELHLFLSRFWLDESGVDQLIWTASPGATFSVADAINILVQSSGLPPPVWPKIIWGNNVPFKIMVFHWLAIKQCIPVRDILASRSILPPNVSTLCVFCMTDIETIDHLLIHCKWSSSILSDLFRWWNIRWIIPRSIVDFSFDWFYGMGIKASKFWKLIGPATMWAIWMARNDFIFNGKFTCRSIIVRNIKLKVFLWASSLKLVHGLQAYVWDQNPFLFCQ, from the coding sequence ATGGTGCAAGCATCCTTTTTTTGGTATGGTTCTTGGGCGGATGGGTGTATTTTGAAGGATGTTTTTCCTTCTTTATTCTTCATTTGTGAACAAAAGAACCAATGTGTTAATCGGTTTCGGTTTCCTTCTAACTTGGATGCACATCAGTTAGGATGGAATTTCCATCTTCCATTGTCGCTTTCCAATTTTAACCCAAGCAAGGCCCAAGAACTGCATTTGTTTCTGTCTCGTTTTTGGTTGGACGAATCGGGTGTGGATCAACTTATTTGGACAGCAAGCCCAGGTGCTACCTTCTCTGTTGCCGACGCCATAAATATTCTGGTTCAATCGAGTGGTCTGCCCCCTCCCGTGTGGCCTAAAATTATTTGGGGTAATAACGTTCCTTTCAAGATTATGGTGTTCCATTGGCTCGCTATTAAGCAATGTATTCCCGTTAGAGATATTCTTGCTAGTAGAAGCATTCTGCCTCCCAATGTCTCTACGCTTTGTGTTTTTTGTATGACCGATATAGAAACCATTGATCACCTTTTAATTCATTGTAAATGGTCTTCTAGTATATTATCGGATTTGTTTCGATGGTGGAACATAAGGTGGATTATTCCAAGGTCTATAGTCGACTTTTCTTTTGATTGGTTTTATGGAATGGGCATTAAGGCTTCGAAATTTTGGAAGTTGATCGGACCCGCTACCATGTGGGCCATTTGGATGGCTAGAAACGACTTCATTTTTAATGGTAAATTCACTTGCCGGTCAATTATTGTTCGTAATATCAAGTTGAAGGTCTTTCTTTGGGCTTCAAGTCTCAAGTTGGTGCACGGTTTGCAAGCATACGTGTGGGATCAAAATCCATTTCTATTTTGTCAATAG